Proteins co-encoded in one Vicia villosa cultivar HV-30 ecotype Madison, WI unplaced genomic scaffold, Vvil1.0 ctg.001901F_1_1, whole genome shotgun sequence genomic window:
- the LOC131637058 gene encoding nuclear transcription factor Y subunit B-9-like, which produces MEHEYPFIHNDQNSISSSGSSMLQQTSASTDAEKTPTTMNPTKLAIVPQLTRPEQNSLPLKNVTKIMRKGLPPHIKISDGAKEMTEQSASKFISMVTKKATERCIRESRKILGAEDLLWAMMSLGYHNYFKSLSLYLERYRYSNGIRPMQMVCEIPKPILPSCEVSQQGLPPPPPPPPPPPPPVALEANSSMNRNSSIEIAEEINIDEFWDELSNLGDD; this is translated from the exons ATGGAGCATGAATATCCTTTCATTCACAATGATCAAAACTCAATATCAAGTTCTg GTTCATCTATGTTGCAGCAAACTAGTGCCTCTACAGATGCTGAAAAAACCCCTACGACAATGAACCCTACAAAGCTTGCCATTGTGCCACAATTGACAAGGCCAGAGCAAAATTCATTGCCATTAAAAAATGTGACAAAAATCATGAGAAAAGGTTTGCCACCACACATAAAAATCTCCGATGGAGCAAAGGAGATGACTGAACAAAGTGCCTCAAAGTTCATTAGCATGGTAACCAAAAAAGCCACCGAGCGTTGCATAAGAGAGTCAAGAAAAATTTTAGGTGCTGAAGATCTATTATGGGCCATGATGAGTTTAGGTTACCATAACTATTTTAAGAGTTTGAGCTTATATCTCGAACGCTATCGCTATAGTAATGGGATTAGGCCTATGCAAATGGTCTGTGAGATTCCAAAGCCCATCTTACCATCTTGTGAGGTTTCTCAACAAGGcttaccaccaccaccaccaccaccacctccacctccaccACCGGTTGCTCTTGAGGCAAACTCGTCGATGAACCGAAACAGTTCTATTGAGATTGCTGAAGAAATTAACATTGATGAGTTTTGGGATGAACTGAGTAATTTGGGTGATGACTAG